The region GGGCAACAAAACTGGGTTGCCGTCCAAGCGCCGGGGAGATTACACGACGACATCGGCCTTGAGAATAGTTTGCATTACCGTAATTAGTGTCATTAAGACCAACGGTAACACCCCCACTCCGTTGACTAAAAACCTGAAGGACAAAAGCGCTTTCATACCTCTGGTCGCCTCGCTTGAAGCTTTGTTGCAGCCACTCAAAAGGATGGCTAATAGTTAGATGTCTGCCTGGGGAGGCATAAAAAATGCAATCAAGATTCGTTATCGTTCCGGCAGTGCCGATAGAGCAGGAATCCTTCCGCGCTGGCACCCGTTTCTACGCCACGACCGTGCCTGGTGGTTTTGATATCTATGACAACCAGGAAAAAATCAGGCTAAAACCCAGTTATCAAGGCAAGGATGAAGCAATGCTCCATTGCGCTCGCCTAAATGCGGAGGACAGCTCGATCCCGATTGTCCGCCCGACATACCTGCTACCAACCTAACCCAAAGCACTAAGCGGCGCGCTCTGGTGCCGCTCATCCAGTGGCGCGTAAATGCCGATGATCAGCGGCAAAAATTCGCGGGATGCCCAAGAACGGATGTGTATAATGCTATCTCCAATGCAACTGATATTCAGTTGCATTGGAGATTCGCGAATATGCTGAAAATTTGCACGATCTATGGCCTAATTGCCGCGAATTTTCTTACATAACCCGTTTTCAACTTGAATGCGGCCAATGACACTCAACATCGTATGACTTCCATCAAACTCACTTTCCCTCTAAGCGCCCTGCTTGCATCGAGCATAGCTCCATCAAGGACGATCTCATGAACGCTCTCCAACTCGTGATGTCAGGAATTCTCATTCCTTCCTGTGCACTGGCAGCCGATGCCGTGCAGCTCTCCCCTTGGGCGCAGGAACCTACCTCCTTCATGGGCGTAGATCTGCAGGGAGACTTTCTGAAAGACGTGGAAGAATGCCCGACCGCACCGGTAACAACGCAAACGTTATGCCGCGTGAATACCGATACACCCGACCAGTACCTGATCCAGGGCGCGAACTCCCGCCGCGTGCTACTCGGTTATCAACTTGTTGCCCAGCTGTCCAACGGCAAAATCGAAAAACTGGTTTTTACCGGCCCTTCCAATAGCAGTGCCTTGGTTGCCGAAATGCTCCGTACCGATTACGGCCCACCGTCGCACAGCAAAACCAACTTGGTCAAAACCCGGTCTGGCACCATGTTCGATAACGAAGTGCTTCTGTGGAAAGGTCAGAAACTGTCTATCGAATCGCAGCGTAACGACAACGACCTGAGCACCTACAACGTTATGTTCACCAATGCACCCGTTTCGATCAGCAACGTGCAGGACGCAGAACAACCGTCTGATGATGGCGTGTCACAGATTTGATTTCCCAGGAAGGTGACACAACAGTTGGCGCAGGATTTGGAGCAGGCACAGGATTGCTGGTAGGAGGAGCGGCAGGTGGCCCCATAGGTGCGTTGGTGGGGGCTGGCGTCGGGCTGTTGGTCGGGTCGGGCGTGCAGTCTGCCACCGGCCAGCAAGGACGAAGCTACACGGTGAGAAGCAGTACTGGCGAAGTAAAAACAGTGCGTTCACCGCGTGAAGAATTCGCCATTGGTCAACAAGTGGAAATGAACGGCATAAGACTGCGCGCCGCTGCACCCTGAACGCTTGGACACCCCAGGGAGAAGCCCGCTTCAGCGGGCTTTCTAACGCCATCCAGGCTTACATCGAGCCGGTTATTCTGTCGTCTGTAGAAGCGCCATCTGCGGCAACCTGACGGGCCCGACCTACTCCCCAGGCCAAGGCCCTGGTCATCGACTCGCCAGGGCGCGAATCAAAAGCCTCCTCCTGCAACGCCATGCCGGAAGCTGCATACACACCAATAAACATCTGCGTAGTACCGGTACGCGACAACCTTACCTGCACCTCGATGTAAGTACCGTCATCAAGGGTTTCATCATGGGTTCGACTGTGAAGCGTAGGGTCTGCCCAAGACCAGAAAACGTCTCCGCGTGTTCTCATACAGCCCTCCTGCAACCGTCTGTTGAGCTTGTGACAAATACCAAGATAGCCAACGTGTCGCGATGTTCAAGGGCAACAAGCAGCATTCACAGCGCAGCCAGACAATCGGCCAATAAAAGGATGCAGATCATTTTAACGTTCACAGAAAGGCCCAGCGCTGGGCCGGGCCTCCAAGCTGCTGCACCGCGCTCCACCCCGGCGCCCGGTTATCTTTCATTGAGAGTTCAACAGCTCACCGCGGTATGCTGGTAGTGCCTTTTCAACCACCCTTTATGTTCTTGAGCACACGTAGGCTGCATCTAGAAGCTTTCCATGGTCATACCAGGCATCTCGCTGATAAGCAGCGTACTGATGTTGGTTGCCTGCACCATAAACCTCAACAAGGCCTGAGGCTTGGTTTGGGTCGGTACTATTAACGAACAGCTTGAGCGTATTGTCTCCCTTCTGCACGTGAGTGCTTGAACTGCCTCCAAGCTCCTTTTGAACACATCCTAAATAATCTGGCTGGCCTTTCGCGATGCTCCCAGAAATCTGGTCATGTCCAATACGGACATCCGGGTTGTGTGCACAACCGGACAGTAAAACAATGACAACAAACGACGATATCACTCCGTGGGCGGCCGTCCTTAAGCTTTTCATGCGGCACCTCCGACCCCCAACAAAAACTAATGGATAGCTCGGATGATATAAGCCCTTTCTAATTGTAAGACACTGCTGGATAACGAAATATCATTGTGCTTCTAAATGATAGTTCGTTGATAACAACGCCATATTCAAGTTAGCTATATTTATCCTTGGCAACCGAATCACAGAGCAGTCAGCCTATTGGGTGAGGCGCTGTTAACGCAAACAACAGGCTTGCACCCGACCAGCAACTTCAAAATTGGCCACGCAACGTCAGCATGTAGTTGCGCGGCGCTCCATAGTAGTTACCGTACTCCGCCGTGTTGACGGTCTCGAAGTATTTGCGATCGAACAGGTTGTTGCCATTGAGCGCGACGGTCCAGTGTTCATCCAACTGGTATTCCACCATCGTGTCCCATACGGCGTAGCCGCCCTGGCTGAAGTCGAATGGGGTTGTACTGTAGGGATTGCCCTTGCTGTCCAGGCGGTAGGATTCACCACTGACAAAATTGGCGCTTTGCGCTGTTACACCTCCCCCGACTTTCCACTGGGACATCCTGTCAGGCAAGGTATAGACCGCCCAGAGCTTGGCCAGATGTTTAGGCGTCACACTGCTGAACGCCTTGCTGGTCTCTCGGTTTCGTGTATTGGTGTAGGTATAGCCGCCCATTACCATCAGACCGGGTAGCAGTTCACCGCTGGCCTCCAGGTCGACACCCTTGCTGACCACCTCCCCTTGCGGCAAATAACAGCAACTGCCACCGTATAGTACCGACTGCCCTGTGTGAGCTGGGTCCAATACCGCCTCGTGCTCGCGCTGGGTGTAAAACAGCGCTGCAGATACGTTCAGAGAACTGTTGAACAACTCACCTTTCAAGCCCGTTTCATAGGTTTTACCCACCATGGGTTCTACTGTCTTGCCGGACGTGACAGGCCCCTCGCGACGCTGAGCCTGGGGTTTGAATATCTCCGAGTAGCTTGCATATGCCGACCACTGCTCATCCAGGGCGTAGACCAGCCCGCCGAACGGTACCATCTTGGTGGGCTCGCGATAGTCGATTCCAGGTTGGGCCTCCCACGCGCCAGTTTTGGCGTTTACCGTCTGGTACTTCTGCTCATATTTGTAGCGCTGAGCGCGGGCACCAACGATTAGTTGCAGCGGGTCAGTCAGCTGCAGGCGCAGCGTCGAGTACAACCCGTACTGCTTGCGGGTGTTCGGGCTGTAGTCACGGGTCAAGTCATCGCCAATTGCATCGGGGCCCAGCGGCGTGGCATTCGGATTGTAGACATCTATGGGAATGATATCGGTCATGCCCCCAGTCGCACGCCAGCGACTTGTGACCTTTTGCGCATCGGCACCAACCAACAACTCATGCTCACGACCGAAGGCCGAGAACGTGCCGGAAACGTTTGCATCGAACAGCGACTGCTCGCTCCACGACTTGATGAAGCTGCCACCCCACGTGGCGCCTTGCATCGTCTCTGGATCCGGCGCCCCCCAAAGAAACGCGCTTTTGGCCTCGGTCTTGTCATAGGTATTGGTGAAACTGACGTTAAGCTTCCACGTCTCGCCCAAGTCCTGATCGTACTTGACGAACCACTCCTGCGAAGCGTTATCGCTGTACGCCCAGTTCGGGGTGTACCACGTGCTCCGCCCTAGTTTGAGATCCTTGCCGGTGCTGTAGCGTGGCAGACCGTCTCCGGTACCGTTTTCATGGATCCGCTCATAACGCCCGCCGACGGTCACCCGGGCGCTATCGGTAAGGTCAGCTTCGAGTACCGCGTAAATAAATGGCTTGTCGGTGCTGCGGTTGTCATAAAAGTACTGGCGGTCGGTGTAAGCCGTCACCACACGCCCACGCAGGCGACCATCGAAAGCGATTGGACCGGTGACATCGATTTCGCTGCGGTAGTTGTCCCAGGAGCCGGCGGAGGTGTTTATTTTCAGTTGGTTGTAATCCAACGGGCGCTTTCGCACAGCGTTGATGATGCCACCGGGATCGCCGGTTCCACCAAACAGCCCAGATGCCCCACGCAAAATCTCTATGTGGTCGAACTCGGCCATATCGTAGGTTTTATTGGCGTAGAACGTGCCGATACCCGAACCGATGTCCATGGGCGAGGCGCCATCGATCTGAATGTTGTCGATGGGGAAACCGCGCGATAAAAACTGCGGCAATCGGTAATTCGAATTTTTCACCGTGATGCCAGGCGCGCGCTTAAGGGCATCGCTCAGATCAACCATGCGCAAATCTTCGATTAACTGTTGGCTGACCACCGACACACTCTGCGGCGTATTTTTCAAGCTTGTCGGCGTCTTCGAACCGGCGCTGACCAAACCCGTCGTGTATGAACCCGAGTTCTCGGTTGCCTGGCCCATCCCCTGCCCGCTGATCATGGTGGTATCGAGTTCCAGCGCAGCGCCGGCATCCATCAACTGATACAGCATCCAATTGCCAGCAGCAGTGCGGCTAGCGGCAAGACCAGAACCATTGAGCAGAATCTCAAGACCTTGCGCAACCGCGTACTCACCTCGCAGCGCAGGCGCGCGCTTGCCCTGGACCATCCCGGGATTGAACGGCAAATTTATCCCTGCAGTCTGGGCAAAGGCGTTGAGCGACTGTTCAAGCGTACCGGCCGGCAGATCGTAGCGATGTACTTGGGCCTGCTCGGCATAGGCTGGCGGAATGAACAGGGTCATGGCTGTGGTGCTGGTGAACAGCACCCCGCGCAGCGCGAGCGCAAGACGGGTTCGAGGCAAATGGGGTGGTTGGGAGGAAGCAGATGACATGAAACGCGAGCTCCTTTCGGTTGGCGAGTGGTTTTTCTTATTTGCCGAAGAGCTCAGAAAAACCCGCAATGCCATACCGCATTTTTCAGCTCACACTTAACGTGCAACCACCCTCCTCCACAGCGAGGTGAAGCGCTCGATCCGAACCGGCAGGGAGTCGCCGAGGGCATTGAGCGCCCGATCGATGTCATCCAGCTGGAAGACTCCCGACACCTCGACATTGGCGATCTGCCGGTCACAGCTGATCCAGCCACGCTGATAGCGCGCAAACTCGGCGACCAAGTCGCGCATACGCATACGGCTGGCGACCAACTGGCCCCTGGTCCAGGCGCTGGCATCCATGTCGGTAGCCGTCACTTTGCTCAGTCCGTTGGCTGTAATCACATATTCCTCGCCCGCCTCAACGCGTTGCCGCGCCACGGCGTGATGGATGACCACCGCATGTTCCTCAACCCTAAGGCGGGTCTGGTCTTGCTCCTGGCGCACGGCAAACGCGGTGCCGAGCGCCTCTAAACTTGCCTGAGGGGTCTGAACCCAAAAGCTACGTCGCCCCCCAGGGGCACCATCGTCCGCACCAGTGTCGATAAATATCTCGCCACGCTGAAGCGTGAACATGCGCTTGTGTTGACTGAAGGCTACATCGACCGCACTGGAAGTATTGATCT is a window of Pseudomonas sp. DG56-2 DNA encoding:
- a CDS encoding TonB-dependent siderophore receptor, translated to MSSASSQPPHLPRTRLALALRGVLFTSTTAMTLFIPPAYAEQAQVHRYDLPAGTLEQSLNAFAQTAGINLPFNPGMVQGKRAPALRGEYAVAQGLEILLNGSGLAASRTAAGNWMLYQLMDAGAALELDTTMISGQGMGQATENSGSYTTGLVSAGSKTPTSLKNTPQSVSVVSQQLIEDLRMVDLSDALKRAPGITVKNSNYRLPQFLSRGFPIDNIQIDGASPMDIGSGIGTFYANKTYDMAEFDHIEILRGASGLFGGTGDPGGIINAVRKRPLDYNQLKINTSAGSWDNYRSEIDVTGPIAFDGRLRGRVVTAYTDRQYFYDNRSTDKPFIYAVLEADLTDSARVTVGGRYERIHENGTGDGLPRYSTGKDLKLGRSTWYTPNWAYSDNASQEWFVKYDQDLGETWKLNVSFTNTYDKTEAKSAFLWGAPDPETMQGATWGGSFIKSWSEQSLFDANVSGTFSAFGREHELLVGADAQKVTSRWRATGGMTDIIPIDVYNPNATPLGPDAIGDDLTRDYSPNTRKQYGLYSTLRLQLTDPLQLIVGARAQRYKYEQKYQTVNAKTGAWEAQPGIDYREPTKMVPFGGLVYALDEQWSAYASYSEIFKPQAQRREGPVTSGKTVEPMVGKTYETGLKGELFNSSLNVSAALFYTQREHEAVLDPAHTGQSVLYGGSCCYLPQGEVVSKGVDLEASGELLPGLMVMGGYTYTNTRNRETSKAFSSVTPKHLAKLWAVYTLPDRMSQWKVGGGVTAQSANFVSGESYRLDSKGNPYSTTPFDFSQGGYAVWDTMVEYQLDEHWTVALNGNNLFDRKYFETVNTAEYGNYYGAPRNYMLTLRGQF
- a CDS encoding FecR domain-containing protein, translating into MSADGRPELPDEVLDQAIAWKVRLQSGDADDRVRQGCLQWRQARPVHEAAWQALQASESAFHGLATLSGASGGVALDTLERMQRGRIGRRRLLQVVGGGLVMGGMGWEVHRGALAPWNSDYTTQVGERRSFVLADGTRLQINTSSAVDVAFSQHKRMFTLQRGEIFIDTGADDGAPGGRRSFWVQTPQASLEALGTAFAVRQEQDQTRLRVEEHAVVIHHAVARQRVEAGEEYVITANGLSKVTATDMDASAWTRGQLVASRMRMRDLVAEFARYQRGWISCDRQIANVEVSGVFQLDDIDRALNALGDSLPVRIERFTSLWRRVVAR